tatatatatatatatatatactgtatatatatatatatatatatataatgtatatatatatatatatatatgtatatgttaatatatatatatatatatatatgtatatatatatgtatatatatatatatatatatatgtatatatatatgtatatgttaatatatatatatatatatatatatgtgtatatatatatgtatatatatataaatgtatatatatatatatatatatatatataattatacagtatatatatacatatatatatatatatatatatatatagatagatagatagatagatagatagatagatatatgatgtatatatagatatgtagtactgtatattccattttctaccaaataatgaaaagtatatatgtatttattttcttcctaattctgatatataaataaatcttgtgaatgtttcataatgaaatttattatgaccTGGTTGAATGTTTTTGTACTGCTGATGGATTTGGtattgaaatcaatttattttctttcacttcaaagtcttcattgctgttaatgtgtatttatgaagcaaaaattaagagctgtctactttgttattttgtaagtcaCTTGATATAAAATACCTTTTCACTAGTGTATTTAATCTGTTATTGTATATTTCGAaatcctgtaactaggccttatagtatagttaggtttctatatacagggacatgggcagcaaagtgatttaaaagggggatggaaatggaacaagtggGTTGGGGCTAAATGTAGGGGTGGGAGCGGTGGGTGtgtgggagtgggggggggggggggcgtcactaGGAACTTTGTCCTAGGGCGGCAGTTAGGTATTTGAGGGCCCTGAATGTTTCACACTGGTAATATCCCTAGATGGACAATGTTCTGGTAGCATTGATCCCCCTGGCGATAATTTTTGTGACATTTatgattttttatgattattcattcattatttcatatctATTTAGATTTCCATAAGGATCATATATGGATGGTTTCGATGAGTACACTTACAGGATACAATTCTGTAATGGAAGTTTTTCCCTATCATTGCCATCTcaattatttttggaagatttgGATGTGACCCTTCTCTCTTAGTCCATCTATCGTGACTTTATTTTTCAGTTATATTCTTTAACCTTTACTTACAGAATTCTATTTCATACAACtttctaaatattaaaaaaaatataaatagtgtCAGAATTTTTGAAAAAAGAATAATGTAAGAACAACAAAGTACATTTCTGTTTATTATAAAATAATcggcaatattagtaataataaatacaaagCGTATATTTGTAATATAAACTTACATAGTAATACCAAGGAAATATACTATCTGAGAATGCTAATCACATGTTGAAAGGTGTTCATCAAAGGGATAAAACTTTTCACTAGTAAATTGCCAGCACAAGACATGCTTCATAACTATAAACTAATACACAACAACAAAAATGAATGCGGTGTcgccttaaaatgaaaataaacataatccACAACTATTCAGGACAACTGTTGAGACAATTCTTTTCCCACCGGATGACTGAAGAGGTGCATCCTGAGAGCTCCTTGGTCTACGAACTCTGCCCCACAAAAGGCACAAGGGTACATTTTGTGGGTCTTCGTGTGCATCTGAAGGTCACCCACGTTGTCGAACTTCTTGAAGCATGTAAGACACGAAAAGACGGTGTCCTCGTCAACCATTCTACGTCGTGATTTGTGGACGTGGCTTTCGTCCCCAGACGATGGAGGGGAGGGGGAGTTTCGCTTTTCAAATAAGAAAGATTTTTGTGACTTCAACTTCTTCCCCTTTGCTTCTAGGGAAGAGACAGGGGTCGAAGTATGGACCGAGGGAGGAATCGAAGCGAAGAACGGCAGAGAGTCGGGTTTGGATCGAGAAAGGTCTTTGGTTCTGGTGGATAGACGAGTTACTCGAAATAATACGTTCTTTTTGTCCTCAATGATGTCTTGGAAATGGATCTGATTCATCGCTATTGGTAGTGTTGCTTTTGCTCGGCAAAAGAGAAGGTTTTTACCAAATCTtgaaagtttggaaaattaagttggcaactgaatgtaaaggatttttGTCCTGCTTAGGCAATGAAAAGGGTTAGGATTAAACGGCAACTGCTGTTATAAGACACCTCCTTCAAAGGTGTTGTGGAATTAACCGACAATATTAGTCGAGTAGAAGTACAAAAGAAAAGCAGCGAACAACTCTTGCCGTTTTTCTAAAATATTCAACATTTCTTCAACAAGCAATACATCTACTCTAGTGCGAACTAAATCACTGTGGCAAAAATCTCTTCAATATTAAATCCTTTCAGTTTCTTCCACCTTCACTTCTCTATGTGTTCGCTTTCAACTGAATAGAGAGGAGTCTTTGTGGGTTAAAATTACCTGTTCCATCAATCGTCAGTATGACTTTAAGAACAAATAAGATCCTGTATCCTACAACCTGTTTCCTGATTAGCCAATTTGATGGTTTGCCCTTTTGAATAGTAAACGTAAAgctatcaaaatctctctctctctctctctctccctctctcctctctctctctctctctctctctctctctctctctctccctctctctctctccagtttctgaATAATGAGAAATATATAGAGATAGTTACTAACTGAATTTACATGGAGTTCTTAATATCCATACAAAAACGAACATATATTTACAATACAATTTATGCTGTGTTTAGCGGAAATTAGAAGTCAGACACGTCTTATTAAGGATCATTTTCCATTCCTTTTCATTCAGGAAACGAAGAACGTGTAAACTCAGTgtgagatgagaaaaaaaaacagtagaaactTTAATAATATATAGATTTATGGAACTAAAATGATATTGTGATAtctaaattaatatattaaagtatttGAGTTAATTAGACTGAATCATAATCatgaattttattgaataaaacttAAGCTGCTTTATAtctaaaaagaattatataaataatacttAATCATGACAACAAGGCACTAGTAGCTACAACTTGTTTTTGCGTTTTaccaccaaactctctctctctctctctctctctctctctctctctctctctcagtagttctAGTAGTAAATATGCTGAGATTATAAGGATATTTTGGAAATTTCCATTAAATTTCACATAATATCAGGTTTAAATATAGTCCTATTTTACAAGCATAACTGTAGGGTAGAAAAATTATCTTTccacactttgtatatatatatatatatatatatatatactgtatatatatacatatatatatatgtatatatatatttatatatatatatatatatatatatataatgtatatatatatatatatatttgtatatatatatatatatatatatatttatatatattatatatacatatactatatatgtatatatatatatatatatatataggtatatatgtgtgtgcgtgatttCTTCACATTTATACCTCATAGACCCAATGAGTAACAAACGCGTTCACTACCAAAATAATAAGACCAGCATCGACTTGAATACCAGATTCTCTGTGTGATTCTGTATTtgtaaactatttattatgaagtaATGGTATTAATATTTATCAATCCTGAGATCTTGCATTAATGATAGTCTATCCTCTATAATATCTGCAATCCAAATATGTCTTCCCACTAatccaaaaaaataattttcttatctttctttttcaaaACTACAAAGTGACTAatccagttttttttatatataccagaAAGTTTTATTGTACTTCTAGTTAATGAATTGAAAACCTCTAAGAGCCACTCCCTTGAAAATAGGAAAATGAAGCTCAAGAAAATAAACATATATCCATAAAAAGACTGGAGTGATAAATTATATTACTACATTCCTATTTTATttcagtaatatatgtatatatatatatatatatatatatattatatatatatatatatatatatgcataatgtatatatatatttatatatatatatatatatatatatgtatatatataaacatatatatatatatatatatatacatatatatatatatatatatatatttatatatatgcatacacacacacatatatatatatatatatatatatatatatatatatatatatatatatttatatatatatatattattgaagaaagaaattaatattactttatccatatatttatatatatatatatatatatatattattgaagaaagaaattaatattacttcacccatatatttatatatatatatatatatatgtgtgtgtgtgtgtgtgtgtgggtgtgtgtgtgtgtattagagaacaaaagaaattaatattatttgttcttaatcaatacatatatatatatatatatatatatgcatatatatatatatatatatatatttatatatatatatatatatatatagtatatatatatttatgtatatattattgaagaaagaaattaatattacttgatccatatatatatatatatatatatatagatagatagatagatatatatatatatgtgtgtgtgtatgtgtgtattacagaacaaaagaaattgatattatttgtttttaatcaatatatatatatatatatatatatgtatatatatacatatatatatatacatatatatatatatatatatatatgtatatatatgcgtatatatatatatatatatatatgtcatcatcctAAGAACTCAGACATGACCTTCAACTCACGTCTGTTAATGTCCTTTCTAGGCCAGTCAATACCTCCTGCAAAGATTCTCAGctcgtcaatatatcgtcttcacctccttcccctgcttgctttgtaatctctatggacccattccgttattttcaatgtcaatttattatttatctttcacATTATATGTGTTGACATGTTCATCTCTTTTCCTTtttatgttaaaatatcctctactttagattacttttatgttgctctttttctgtcttttagtggttttcccatcattattctctccataaatCCTTAAGCTGtatctagtttatgttctaagtatTTAGTAAGgcccaaagtttctgatgcatacgttaatactgtGACCATATGGttagttaattttctttttagataaaattatattttacatttcataatcttatttggtTCACTATGCTTATACTTCCTTCtattttggtctcatgtcttgCGAAACACGCACTGCCTCTCCTAAGaacgtacagtatattcataaacaatctccggaagttcgtccataacccattTTCATTGAGCACTACcttatttcttctcattttcatATTACAAGAGAAATTGGCCAAATCTTTATTTCGATTAAAAAGAAGGTAAGAATAGATTTTGCCTCAAAAGATCTTACACTATTCAAGGTTTCTCAAAAAGAAGAGAATATAGGATGATGAAGGTTGAAAAAACAAAGCTATTGCAagtgagagataataataataataataataataataataataataataataataataataataataataataataataataataataataataataataacattttggtaaagatgtaaaattctaatgatatttccaaaattcctcatacaccctataaatattcacacaaaatgtagttattgattataaaaatctataaattcttttaggtggaatactctcgctactgtttatgtgattctgggtctagttaattttctgctaacttagtaatactgcacacaactaacagaagttttttttttcaaggtcgtattcagccactgtctgtttgtattatttcggaactcgggcaacaaagttattatcaatatattgctttattacaatatatcaacaaaacatgagaaaatagatatttactcaataaacaactatgtcatagtatgtcgtctgctacgagaccactattTGGCATatttacttgtggaaggggggttagcgagtcatcagctgattaccaaaaaaaaaataataataatttgctactgtacttcattaaatgaagtgcaatataaaaatgaatgattttgtattatatgaatgataattgtcggtttttattctatctctcgtgagtttgagtgcctttaagtcaatagtttggtgtttgaggtgtgtcaaactccctTCTACAACTTTtccttagtgttaagacgcagggtgattttggaggtaatttttcgtgaaaaaaggtgcgtctcaTGACGCgggaaatacgatatatatatatatatatatatatatttctatacttattggggatattaaagacaaattgcttAGAAGGTGGGAAAATATATACagcatgtttacatacatatatatatatatatatatatatatgtatatatacacacacacacacatatatatatatatatatatatatcatcagccattactagtccactacagagcaAGGCCTGAGACGtatatatattttgccttttaGAAGTTCGTTAAAATATtgacaatgaaacaaaaataacagataataaacTTAGAAAAATATATTAACCTAAATTGCAATCTTAGACTACATGAATAATAAGAGCATCCAGATTTTCAGACCTCACCAGTGAAGATTGTCTAATTctattcaagtctacggaccaagctatccttttttcatatgttgaccgtggcTGAATCtatggtgtaataataataaaaataaccagcATTGCGATCTGGATCCGGATGGCCTCCAAATATTAATGGGGTATCCAAGAATCCAATACATATCCGTGGTTAAAATTTGTTGAAAATCCGGCAAGAGGTTATGACGTAATCACTCTCATaggtaaatgaatgaataaataaacgcgGGTCATTATCTAACCTCGTTGATGGATGTAATAAAAATCATGATCTTAAAAATTGGAACATGAAATAGTCGAAAATTGCCATGTTTATAAGAAACtccttaagtaaatatatatataaaaaaattgtagttatttataaaatacaaaagagaCCTGGCCATGATTACCAACACCTGTCAATCATCCCAGCCGAAGTTCATAACCAGTCTTTCATCCAATTGATGGGGGAGGTTCATATCGTCTTTCAATATTTGCGTATCCTTTGTACCGAGGAAGTAATAAACGTCAACGAAATTGGTTCAAGTGTTTTAATACGTTTATTTTTCAGGGggacgaatattgatcatgtataTCAAAGAACAGTTTTAAAGACTTTGGGACCTAAACTCTCTAGAAAAAAGaatgatatttttgccatatttcatCTTAGTGGGGATTCCTCAACGTGGTgcaagggtttgtgcatcgccttgatcagcaaggtTGTACCAGTCTGGGccctccatactaggttggtttgctatgagcaatcagactaaagtatccCGCCATCACCAAACTTCAGTGGTCAGccaggtgatgaaaattggccaaacccccgAAATGAGTAAAGACATATTTaacgtctttgtcctgcagtggactggaaacggctgtatttgttgttgttgttgttgtgagtaAATggtatttttacgtttttttaagcatttatacaacaatatattttaaggaaacggttgtggtggctgatgtagtaacgtcccagactggtaatTATTAGACGGGGgtttgagtaccgctcaaactcgttagttcctttggtcgctgcaacctcactatccttttgagctaaggattggggactggttttaggggagcctataggtctagctgctgagtcctcagcagtcattcccaggccctccttgattctagcttgggtggagaagggcctttgttgctgatcatatgcatatatggtccgtctctagagcattgtcacgggtgacctttaaacctttaaagagaaacgtgtatgaaatatgttttaaaaagCAGAGCAAATATTTTCACTAGTTTGAAGACCGTCTATTAGAAGGAATCTACCTTCTTGGTCATCAGCccccattgcctgtccttccctggtcctatcttaggtggataggggatttgggctctgatgatatatgtataaagtcagtctttaggacactgtcccttgcctctgccattcatgagtgacctttaaacttttacttcTCGTGAGACAATATAGTATAATATTAATGAACAAATGGATTAcaattctctagcttgagggtacactcaggcacactattctattttattgctcttcctcttgtttttttttctcaactttttatagtttatatatgaaagatttgttttaatgctgttactgttcataaaatgttttattttcatttttcattacttctcttgtattctatTTATATCCCaagttcctttcctcgctgggctattttaacTGTTACACCACTTGGTCTCTTATCGtatggcttttccaattagggttgtagattagcgtgtaatgttaataataataatgataataacaacaacaacaacaacaacaataataataataataataataataatgataataataataataataatgataataataataataataataataataataataataataataataataataatgaatagaagaAATATATTCAGAAGAAATTACTTTACAAACTGTTGTAATTGATAACCTAATCTATATCCTGAGCATAAAAACTAGCTATAAAATGAGACATGGACCCATAAAGaagatacgcatgtatatatagcAAGGGGAAAATAATGTGTCCGGTTCTTAAAGTTTAGTCTCATGAACATGTGTGTAAAGGAGGGTTTTCACAGttgaacggttcgacagacaagtgttggaagtgatgctcgaacgtgtgaacggggtatttggttgtcgaacatgtttgtccaacggtttgaagaaagtccattctcgtctgacttttgtgggcgtGGCTTCATTCTCCACATACCTtgagcatttgtgactgactcctcCTCTTCGAAATGTTTTACAAttaggttcgacaaccaggttcgaccgtgtaaaccccgctttagggcGCATGTTTGTCTTGGGACAAAGACCGAGAAAGTTAACTGAATGGTGTGAGCGTGAGACAGTCTGAGAGAAGCGGAGGAGAAGATAGAGATTTATTCGTTATGCAGATGCGCTCCGAAAAACCACGATCTTTTGAACTCACCATAGTTTCATTGCTGTGTGTTGCAGTCTGCTGCATGCAGTTGATAAGACCATTAGCAGGAATTACGTCCCTTCCGCTCAGTTTAGAGCGAGGAGAAAGACCGCCCCGGAAAATGGGAATGGATAGGCCTTTGTTTGGGATTCTGGGTACGATCCCAATAGAATGATGGCTCAGAATAGATTATTTTAAAAAGATAAACAAGATTCTCTCTTTCCAGTGAAGAGATCATTTATTTGCAAAGAAAATGGGGCATTGTTACCCACCTGCCTTCCCCAGAATGCATATACCCAACCcctgaggaaaaaaaaatgttgccaaACACGACCGACCAATATCAATCAAATCAAACGAAAGCGTTCTTCTCTTATTTCCGTCAtgaatttggttaaaaataaattccttctcaACTAGTGAAGCCATGATTTTATTTAGCCTATCTAGTTTTTCTGTGGCTGCCATCTTTTCAACTCTGAGCGGCCCGGATACAAACATCTATCCATTTCATAGCGCTTTACGCAGGTATTATCCTCCCGCCTTTCGACATCCATTTGTTTACATCTGTTACACGAACGCCCCACGGCGGGGAAAACTTGGCCCACCATCTGGTAATGTTTCTCATCACATCTGCTCTATTTACTGTCTCGTTTTCGCATTCAGTGCTCATAGTTTACATCTCATTGGGCCAATTTCTTTCACAAACAATGTGTTTTGGTGCTTTAGTCATGAAAGTTATTATGGAAGTTGTTGGGTAATATATTTTCTCCTAGATCGTTGAACGTAAAAGATAGGGTTGATGAAGTTTGGATgatatttgttgttgttctttacAAAATAGAGATTATTATTAGGAATGAATTTTACTCCTGGTATCGtgggtaatattattttttttttattgcgactAATATCAGTGAATTTTATAGCAGATGTAGCAGTAGCTGGAGTGTTATGAATATAGTGGCtggtattttagtaataataatcataataataataataatgataataataataataataataataataataataataataataataataataataataaggagattCATTCCCCTGctgttgtttatttatataataataataataataattattattattattattattattatcattattattatcattattataaattgttgctgttattattattattattattattattattattaatacctgcgtttattgattcatttatttatttttttgtttgtttgttggcaggattacatcaaaacttcaTGCACGATTTCCACCAAATTTTAGTATTTGGTAGATATTAAGCTCTAGAAGAACCCATTAAGTATCGGAGATGATCGTGATTCTAGATCAACTTTGCACTTTATACAATTTCTATTAACATATGAAAAGGGGAAAGCTTGGTCCATAGACTTGCATAACATGTTAAAAACTTAGATAACATGTTAAAATGGAAGTGTGTGATCCGTAGACTTTCGCAAAAGGTTGACAATCTTCATTACTCTTTATAGCTTACTATTATTGTCACGCAACCAACACACAACGTGGCTATAAACCATTACCAGGAATTCATCC
This Palaemon carinicauda isolate YSFRI2023 chromosome 25, ASM3689809v2, whole genome shotgun sequence DNA region includes the following protein-coding sequences:
- the LOC137618994 gene encoding zinc finger protein SNAI2-like, yielding MNQIHFQDIIEDKKNVLFRVTRLSTRTKDLSRSKPDSLPFFASIPPSVHTSTPVSSLEAKGKKLKSQKSFLFEKRNSPSPPSSGDESHVHKSRRRMVDEDTVFSCLTCFKKFDNVGDLQMHTKTHKMYPCAFCGAEFVDQGALRMHLFSHPVGKELSQQLS